The region AAtagtaattttttaattatactaAAAAAAAGCTCAAACATCATTTCTATATCATGAAGTTTTTGGAAAAGTTAGTTTCATATCTACAGTTGTGTTTTGCAAATCTTATACGTTAATAGGTTGGTCCCAAAATctagtgagctgcctaggtAGGCACTGACTCTGTCTTTAAGTCGGAAGCGTTCTAACGgttgtctgtcctcatgaggcagattactGAGAAGCTGTAGTTAGAGAGCGATTGCGTCATGGCTTGTTCCTGCCCAACGCAGGAAAccggtgtttttttttaaacctcagCAGCTAGCGACGGTGTTACTTGGTGTTTTTAAAACTTGGTGTTTTAGAGCCGTGGATTCTAATCTTCCTGTCTTTATGaagattttaataattttaactcTAGGAGAAGAGCAAAATGAACTGGAAATGTTCTGGTGTTGCTTCATGTGATTGTCTTCATGGCTGAGGATGGGTTCGATGCTGCTTTAAATATCTAAGTAGGCAGCATAATGAAGTGCTTAATAATTGGGACGTAAAATACTCCACTTATAAAGCTCActgggttttgggacagaccctatTTAAGAAGCGTTATGAGTTAGAAGAGATTAACATGCTGATGaatgtaatatttcattttaatacaaatgcagaaaaacaaaTTCTCTGTTACAATAAACTAGACATCTTCACTTAATGTGATATTTCGTAGTACAGCTACTGCATCATTCCGACCAATGTTGCTCAGCAAGTCTGCCAAGTGGCCAACGTTACAGTTTGGGTTTTTAGCAATGACCCTTTCCAGCACCGCTATGAGGGGACTTCTGCTTTCCTTCATGGAATACGCGTAGTTGATCCAGGTGAAGGGGATGGAGCACTTGGCAGCGAGGTGACGAGTGTTCTTTGCACCAGGTGTATCTGGATCCAGCAAAAGCACAAGTTCTTCCACCACGTCCAGATTATTCAACACGGAGTGAAGTGGAGCAGCCTGGATTTCTGGGGCTGTGGAAGTACGAATAAAAAGAAAGGCAATCTGTATCAGTTAACATGACAGGCTGGAAGCCACTGAGTGATGGGAAATAACTAGGCATTTAACCAGAGTTAACTGTAATTTTATAATGTTCAAACCAGTTGTAGCTACTCACACAAAAAGCTGTTTATATCCTCCTTTATGACCTCTGTGCCTGCCTTGAGGTGAACACAGCTGTCATCCAGGGGTACATGATTTCTCATGCTTCCTTTACTAAAGCATTTTTTCATATCTGTGGAACAGAAGTGATTATAAAATGTCAAACATTAGCAAATCTCCACTTCTCAAAGCAGTACGTATTTTAGATAACGGTACAATCTTTGTAAAACCCTACTGTGTAGAGGGACTTTTGGTGGGAAGACCTGTGACCAACAAGTATTTTTGATCTTTATACGTATAAGATCTGACAGATAAAGCAAGGGGAAATACCCTGCAGTGGAAGAATTTATTTTCCTCACCTTAAGTCCTGtctatcattttaaaaactattaCAGCCCTCAGTACCTATAATATTACTTGCTTCAGCATTATTTAGTCCTACATGGTTGTTGAAATACTTTGGCCCTTCATAAGTGTGTGGATTTCCTTTTTCCTGTGCTGAAAAAAACAGGATTTCCCCTTTCCCCCTACACGAACCTGTGCAGCTTTGTTTTCTCTTCTTAGAAATGTAGAACACAGACATGAGgcaaacacacaccagaatGCAGCCAGTGAAAACAGGTAATAGTATCCCTgtaaagaaacagtaaaaataaaaaaaaataaatgaataactgCTTCAGTTTCCCATATCTTCCACAAATTTAAACAAGAGGTAAAGGCACAGTAGTATAAGTTAATTAAATACTTACAATGATTATGTTGTTGTAGAGGACTGACAGCACTCACTGTGTTTGTCTGATTGGTCATTGTAAAATGGGTTGTCACTATTTCAGCAGAAGTAACTATTTCACTTGACATGTAAATTGTCGAGGTCATTGTGGGATCAGTTGTGGCTGCCTAAAAACACAAGGTATGTTTAAGTCAAGTTTAAGTTTTGGCTTTAAATTCTTTTAAAAGAAGCACTTAACGACTTCAGAAATCTGGAATAATGTTGTTAGGGAGTTTGCCACGTTTTGGCTACAATAATAGCCTTTAATATTCTGTGAAGGCTTCATTctatatttttgaatatttctgtaaggatttgattgctTTCATGGACATAATAATTAGAGAGCTCACACACTAATGTCGGAGAACCTTCTAGTCTGCAGGTTGGAAAATTCTCAgcagtgcagtgacactgacattgtggtggtaatgtgttagtgtgtgttgcactgatatgagtggatccgagacagcagtgctgctgaagttctGAACAGATTCCTGTTACCACTGATGAAGGAACAGGGAAGTTGccctttcacatttcacattttctgctgaaAAGCTCCGCATGATTTAGGCATGTTGTGTCAACGGGGTAGTGTGTGTAGGAGGCTTCACTCTGAATTCTATGGAAAATTACTTAAGAATCCAGGTATTCTGTGGTACCAATGATTCAGACGTTtatgtttacacacacagctcttccaGCAAATGTCAGAAAGGGGCTTATTAGTGGTCAATAAGCAGGCACAGAGTTTGAAAATTCCAGCAGGACCAATGCCACATTACTGTCAAGAATTATCCAGCAGTCACTAATGTGAAACACCACTCTTATTAAGAAGCAAAAACTATGTACATGTTAATAGCTGAGTGAGTAAGTTACAAACCGTGTCTGCAGTATTTCgctaaaaattaaacaaacttGTCAGTCTTTGGGCCTTAGACATTATACACTGCTTACGTACCGTGCTTCCCGGTGTAGAAGGTTCTCTGCATTCTCCTCCTTCAGCGCGCTGTCTGCAAAATATCataaatttacaattataaATCAGGAAGTTCAGCGTAAATAAAAGATTTCAAGTTGAATGTGTTGGACCAAAATCTTGGAATGTAAAAATAATGCAAGAGAACTCACCCTTCTCCACAGCATTGAGTGTTTGATGTACTGTTGCAAGGTGACAGAAATTGTGATGATGGACATATGGAGCATGGCTGGCACTTATGAAAGCTTCCATCATTATATGTGTTAATACTGCAATCTCTGTGGAGTGGTTCATGCCTTCCCCCATCATCTGATAAGCCACAGTTTGTGGTGAATTCTTTACCTGTCACAAAATTGTAGGCATTGTTTTGAAGACTTACAAAAATCTACATTTTTATACTGAAAATGTACACAGTtgtatgaattaataaaaataatagtgaaacattgtgtgtgtgcaacAGTGCCACATTTCATTTAATAAGAAGGCAGGGCTATACATGGGAACTGTTGAAATCCACTCCTGCAGTTCTAAATAAGCAAAGATTATACACAAATATTAGTAGACAGCAAATTTCAGATAGGTCTATGTCTATATGAGCATTATTTGCAGGACATACTCTGCAGAGCAGGAACATTtacagcaatttaagaaaaactGCTTATTATTTCCTCATAATGTACAACGGTTTGTAAAATGCCTGTAATtaaaaagtgctacaaacccttctttttaattaaaagcGTGTGTACACAGTTAAGTTGCAAAGTGATTTCTATCTCATCCTGTTGTAGAAACATGTAAACATTGAGTTTGGTGAGGAATGATTATTAGTTGGGTTTGTGCGTTGAGCATCATTGATATAATAACTTTTTTTGTGTTGTAATCTGGTTGCAATGTCACATGACCTAAGCGCAGCAAGATTCAACCTTATAAATAATGTAAGAGTTTTGTTGACAATATGACACTGATATAAGTTTGAGATGTCAGATGATTTGTAGGTTATTTTCACAATTTGTTAAATATGGGGTTGCCAATGATGACGCTACTAATGTTTACATATAcaagtctttcttttaaaatgttttagaaCTTTTGTTATATATCATTCGTATGTATTCTGACTGtatattcacattttt is a window of Hoplias malabaricus isolate fHopMal1 chromosome 1, fHopMal1.hap1, whole genome shotgun sequence DNA encoding:
- the igflr1 gene encoding IGF-like family receptor 1 encodes the protein MSQMSGHSENCTSAEEYWDRSQRKCRPCSEVFTISPGKEFTTNCGLSDDGGRHEPLHRDCSINTYNDGSFHKCQPCSICPSSQFLSPCNSTSNTQCCGEGQRAEGGECREPSTPGSTAATTDPTMTSTIYMSSEIVTSAEIVTTHFTMTNQTNTVSAVSPLQQHNHWILLPVFTGCILVCVCLMSVFYISKKRKQSCTDMKKCFSKGSMRNHVPLDDSCVHLKAGTEVIKEDINSFLSPEIQAAPLHSVLNNLDVVEELVLLLDPDTPGAKNTRHLAAKCSIPFTWINYAYSMKESRSPLIAVLERVIAKNPNCNVGHLADLLSNIGRNDAVAVLRNITLSEDV